DNA from Canis lupus familiaris isolate Mischka breed German Shepherd chromosome 9, alternate assembly UU_Cfam_GSD_1.0, whole genome shotgun sequence:
CCGGAGGCCTGGGTGGTTAGTCAGGCAGCTGCTCTGTGCAAGAGCTCTGGGGCCTTGGAGCTggcaccccaccctcacccctgagCCAGGGTTCCGCAAACACCTGAAGACAAAGCCCAGGACCCAGCCCCGCCCACTGTGCACCTGCCTAGGCTTCCCATCCCCGCTTCATTTCCACCATCTGGAATCAGCCCTATTCAAAGACTGCCAAGTGGACCAGGCAACTACAGATTCCCcccaacaaacacacacacacacacccctttcccAAACTCGGTCCTTCCAATCTGGGCAGATGCCACAGGCCTTCCCTGCTTTCTTGTAGTGGGTGCCTGCTGGGTTAAATATTCAAGCCCTTGCCAAAGTGCCCTGCGCTCAACATCCTGAGATCTGTACATGCTGTAGTTTTCCTGCATCTCCTCAAACACTGAGCTGATTAAAAAGCCTTGAAAGTCTCAAGAACCCCAGGGGTGGGGCAAACCTGGAGCAGGGCAACGGGATTCACCACCTGCTCCAGCCCAGCAGTGCCTTAGAAGCGCTCCTGGGTGCCCTGAAGCAGGactggtgggggtgaggggcaacTTTTCATGGCCTCATGGAAACCCAGCTGCTGGAGGCCTGACTCGGCCTGTAGCCAGGGAAGGAGCCCCAAGGCTGAAAGAGGGTGAGCACTGATCCAGCTGCAGACACTCCAAACGCCCCAGAGAGCTGGGAGTAGGGAGTGACCTGCCACTCGCTGGTGCTTGAACATTACTCAGAACATACATAGTGTCTGCGCCTCCCTGACTTACGGGCCTCGCTTAAGCACTCGGCCTGCCTTTGTCGCAGGCACAGCTGGCCACTGGTGCGGCCTTGTATGTATGCCAGGCGCCTCTGGATGGCCGTGTGCAGAAAGCCTTCTTTGACCCGTGCTCCCCAGTCAGGATTTCTATGGGGACTTAAACTTGGCTGCCTTGGCTGCAGGCCACTCTCTCTGTGGCTCAGCAGAGCACCTTGGGCGCATTCATCCAGAGCTCCCCCGTGAAGTCCCAGAGGCTGCAGACCACAGAGCCTCACAACTGTGAGATATGTGGACACACAGCACGTGATTTCACATGAAAAGatttgcatcttttttaaaaaagattttatttattcacgagacacacacacacacagaagcagagacccaggcaaatggagaagcaggctccgtacagggagcccgctgtgggactcgatccgggtactaccaggagcacgccctgggccgaaggcaggcgctaaaccgctgagcctcccagggatccgggtttgtgtattttattaaCAGAGGAAATTCCCTCCCTGATCCCTCGCCCTCCGACTCCAATCCTTTAACACAAAAGCATAATCGCTAAGTGTCCTCAGGTCGCATTAACCGTCGGGATGCCACTGGGGGCATTTCCGTCCCGCCAGGACCGGCCGGGCACCAGGCTCAAGGCCGGGCTGCTGAGAGGCGCCAGCACAGGGGCGGAGGCCCCGGCCGCCTCGCTCACGTGCGTCAGGTCGGTGGACTCGCGCTCGAGCACGCTGCTGCCGCGGGGGCCCTGCGCCGCGATGCACACGCGGCCTGAGGCTCTCCGAGGGGCACGGCGCAGCAGCCCCGCACAGATCTTGCGGAAGCCCTTGCGGAAGTGCTTGGAGACGAGCGCGTAGACGATGGGGTTGACACAGGAGTTGGCATAGGAGACCAGGTGCGAGAAGATGCGCAGCGCGTACGTGGCAGGTGTAAGCGGGAAGCGGCCGAACCACACGCAGAGGATAAGCGCGTGGTGAGGCATCCAACAGAGGCAGAAGAGCGCGGCCACGATGATGATCATGCGCGTCACCTTGCGCTTGGCGCGCCGGGCGCTGGAGCCCGCGGCCACCGGGTCAACGGCGCGCCAGAGGTAGCGCAGGGTGCGCGCGTAGGTCAGGCCGAGTACCAGCATGGGCAGCAGGTAGCTGAAGACGAAGGTGCAGAGGTCCATGGCGCGGCGGCGAGGCGCGCTCCACGCCGGGTGGCACACAGTCAGGTTGGCCAGCTGCGACTGGCGGTAGTAACTCAGGTAGGGCCCGGAGAAGAGCAGCGACAGCCCCCAGATGAGCCCGATGGCAGCCAGCGCGTTTCGAGGCGTGCGCAGCTCGCGAGAGTGCAGCGGGTAGCGGATGGCCAGGTATCTGTGGGGCAGGCCGGGAAGGGGGACGGGTGAACAGCTGGATTGGCGGGGCGCAGGGCCGGACCCTTGCACCTCGAACCCTTCACCCTCTCTCCAGGAGGGTGCCTAGCGCACGGTGGCACCGCACTGGCCCGGGAGCAGCCCAGACACTCGGCTGCTTTGAGATGTGGGGCGGGACCCGCGGCAGGGAAGGCGCGCGTGTAGGCCACTCATCTGCTCTTCCCGGGACTCTGACCACAGTCACACTCCAGCCGGGAGGGCACCCCAAAGTTGAACCGGCTTTGGGGCTGTGATGACCCACCAGTGAGGGTGCCCGGAGAGGTTAAGACCCAGGCTCCTTGAGCCCGGAGACATCGCGAGGGACTTGCTTAGGGAAGCCGAGGCTCTATGGGTCCCACCAGCACACTCCGCGCTCGGCGGAACTGGGAggtatatgggggggggggggctcacctCGCTGCCCGCCCAGGGAGGGTCAGGAGGATGTGGGGGTTGAAGGGGCCGTGGAGATATTGGACTTGGACCCAGATTTCCTCCCCAGGAATCATCCCGGTGTCCTTCCGAACGGGGCGCATGGAGGAGACCCTCCAGCGctctcctctccctgggcctggggcggggaggggttgGGGCGGGCGTGTTCGCTTGAACTTTGGTGTGAGCCCTTGCGAAGGACCCGCATTCCGCAGCCGGACCAGAGTCGACTGCGCGGAGCAAACCGTGGCTTCGAGGCCAGCGAGGCGGAGGCGCCTGAGTCTCCAAGAGACACCCCGTTGGCTGTCCTGACGCACACGATTACTGGATGGGAGACTCTGAACACATCGCTTCTGAACTCGATCTCATCCGTAAACGGGGCGCAGTAATCCTCCCGTCCCAACCTCACAGGGGCACCCAAGCCGGACGAAGCCGCGAAATTGCGATGTGCGCGGGAAACGCCGGCTTTGCCAGGCGCCCGCGGCGGCGCTGGAGAGCCGAGGTCCGCCGCGGGGAGCCGCGAGCGCGCACCTAACGGAGGGGCGCCGCAGTCCCCCGATCTTATTCCTCTCGTCCCTTGTCCCTTGTCCACCTCGGCTTGTCTTTCACTCTCTCCCGGTTCCTTTGCCTACGGAGTGCCCTTTTCTACTCTCCGCGCGCCCCTCCTCCAGCCTCGAGTCCCGCTTTCCTCTCCAGCCCACACCTGGGTGCCTGACGCTCCCCGCCCCCAGGGGGCCCGCCAGGGCGCTCGCTCACCTGTCCAGGGAGACGGCGGCCAGCGTGAAGCTGCTGGCGTACATGGTGAGGAAGATGAGGAAGTGCACGGCCTTGCAGAGCAGCGAGCCGAACACCCAGCCGTCCAGGGTGTAGATGGTGGCCTGGAAGGGCACGCAGCACAGGATGAAGCACAGGTCGGCCACGCCCAGGTTGAGGATGAACAGGTTGGTGGTGCTGACCGCCTGGCCGCCGCGCAGCAGCACCGCCAGCACCAGGGCGTTGCCCACGGTGCCCACCAAGAAGATGAGCGCGAACAGCATGGGCACGATAACCGCCTCGGGCTGCCAGCCGTCCCTGCCGCCCGCCTCCCTCGCGTCCTCGGCCCCGGGGCCGCCCGAGCCGTTCATGGCGCCCCCGACCCGGGGCTGCCCGAGCTCCTGCCGCCGTCTGGGTTCCGGGGAGCCCGGCGCTCCCGCGGTTGCAGCTGCTGCGGCGCCCAGCGCGAGCCGCCCGAGCTGCGGGCGGAGCAAGCCTTGACCGGCCGGGGCGGGATGTGGGGGTGCGCGGGGGTCAGGGGGAGGAGCGAGCAGCGGAGGGGTGGGCTGGGCCCCGCCGCAGCCCTGCGCTCGGGGAAGGGCTGGGGGACCGGCTGCGGTGGCCGGCCCGGGGACCCGGGCCGTCGGCGTCGGCAGCGCGCTCCAGCGCCCCGGGCCTGTCTGGGCGGCCGGGAGCGCCCCGCCTGGGACCACGCGTCCCTCTCCCGCGGCCCGGCCCCCTCGGAAGATTCCCGGGCGACCCTAAGCGGGGCGGGGAGGTGACCAGGGCGGAGGTGAACGGAGGGGCCGGCCCGCCGCCTGCTCCGCGCCTCTTCTGTGCGCCAGTCCCTGCCCTTGgcgctgtgcctcagtttctttggcACCGGGGGATCACAGTACCTTCTGGGAGGGCTCTAGTGAGCATGGACTGAGATGTGTGGCCTGAAGCCAGTTAGTTGAATCTCAGCGAATCAAGGTCCTGTCTCCTTGCCTTAGATATCcaaaaagggaaaacattaaggaaatgcaaaagaGCAGAGTTCCCTGCGCCAGGAGCGTTTTCCTGCGTGGTCAGGAAGGTGTTTAGGTTGCAATAAAACTTAAATacttgtttctaattttaacGTTTTAAGGATCTAGCTCTTGTGACTCGGAATCATTGCTGTTTCTGTAGGATTATCCACATCCCCCCTCCCGGATCACTGGGTCTGAAAATCATCACCTTCTGCCACTGAAGTGTGACCTCTGCTTCACCTTTCCCTGCCCTGCTCATTGGGTCCCAGTGTGGAacattccttttcctcctcccacccGCACCCCAGAATCTCAGCCCTGAAGCCTACTCCCACTCCTTGGTCAGGGAAGCATTATCcacacccctgccctgcctgcctatTCAGGGATAGAAAGACAGCAGTTCATGTTCATGAGCTGcttgccattcattcattcattcattcattcattcagcattcaTTAAGTATCTACCCCTTTCCAGACATTGTTCTGGGTCCTTAGTATATACCGGTGAGCTCTAGAAAGATCAAGGCCTTCCATGAACTTCCTCTTCGCagaagagacagacaataaacaaaattcaagtgactttttaaaagattttatttattcatgagagacacacagagagaggcagagatgcaggcaaagggagaagcaggctccatgcagggaccccgatgcagaacttgatcccaggaccccaggatcacgcctgaagctgaaggcagacgcccaactgctgagccacccaggcgtccctcaactgAGTTATTAACCTATTACAAATTGATAAACACTAGCAGGAAAAGTAGATCAGGTAAGGAAATTGGGAGTACcatagtggtggtgatggtgcaaTTTAAAATAAGGTGGCCAGGGTCACTGGGGTAgatcagtcagttgagcatctattttttttaaatattttatttatttattcatgagagacacacagagaaagagaaaggcagagacataggcagagggaggagcaggcttcatgcaggaagcccgatgtggaacccGGGCTCGGGttctggaaccctgggatcatgcccagaaccaaaggcagacgctcaaccactgagccacccagacatcctgagctctgactcttgatttcagctcaagtcttgagatcagggtggtgagttcaaggtctgcattgggctccccgctgggcatcaaacctattctggacatttctttttttttttttttttttaattctggacatttcaaatatatttttcttaaggttttatttgtttatttacttatttaagtaatctctacaccaaatatggggctcaaacccatgaacctgagatcaagagtcacaagctctaccaactgctccaaccaggtgcccctgtacatttcatataaatggactccCATGATATGTGGTCTTTGGATGGCtttattcacttagcatagtatttaCAGGATTTGTCTGCTTTGTAGCATATATAAGTACTTTGTtgctttttatggccaaataatattccatggtatggtgATACCaattctatttatccattcatttgtttatgaacatttgggagacttttttttaaactagcagCTAATAAagtaacatctttattttatttttattttttaagattttatttatttattcatgaaagacacacagagagaggcagagacctaggcagagggagaagcaggctccctgcggggaacctgatgcgaactcgatcccaggaccccaggatcatgacctgagccaaaggcagacgctcaaccgccgagccacccaggcgtccctgggagaattttttaaaatatattttattttattttattagtaatctctacacccaacatggggcttgaacccacaatcctgagatcaagagtctcacactccactgactgagccagccaggtgccctgagacctattttagtttttaattgtggtaaaatacacagaacataCAATTTACCATCTTGGATATGTTAAAGCAAACGGTTCAGTAATATTAAGTATATgcaagagtgcctgggtggctcagtcggttgagtgccCAAccctttgtttcagctcaggtcatgatctcacattcctgggatcaagccccatgtcaggctctgcactgagaggagaatctgctggagattttctctctccccctctctgttcccctctccctgctcttcctttctttaaaaataaataaatcttaaaaagaagtataTTCATGTTGTTGTGCAAACAATCTCCAGGACTTGTTAATCCTACAAAATTAAAACTCGGTAccaattaaacaataattccccTTTCGCCTGCCTCCAGCTCCTGGTAACCATCATTGTACTTTCTATGAATTTGCactagatacctcatataaatggaatcataccatatttgTCTCTTTGTGATAGGCTTATGTAACTTAGCACAATATTTTCAAGCTTCAGCCACGTCGAAGcttgtgtcagaatttccttcctttttttaaaaaaaagattttacttatttattcatgagagatacagagggaggcaaagacataggcagggggagaagcaggttccctgtggggagcctgatacaggactcgatcccaggactccatgatcatgacctgagccaaaggtacacgctcaaccactgagtcacccaggtgcccagattttccttcctttttaaggcttaATATTATTCCagtgtatggatataccactttgTTTATTCCTGGAGGACCACTGGGTTActtccatctcttggctattgttaataatgcttctatgaacatgaatgtacaaatatctcttgGAGATTCTACTTTCAATTCTTGTGgatatacacccagaagtggaactacCAGATGGAATCATAATTCTTCAGTTTTCCAAAGAACCATCATACTGGTTTTtgcagtggctgtaccattttacatttgcaCCAAAAGCACACCaaggttctgatttctccatatcctctccaatacatggtattttcttttatcactattttttttttaaatagtaatgatccaaaaaaaaaaaatagtaatgatccaggggcacctgggtggctcagtccattgagtgtctgactttggctgagGTCACAATCCCCAGGATTAGCCAGGCTCAGCGAGTCCGGGTTGGGGAGTCGGTTGTGGCAGGGGTGGtgtccatgctcagtagggagttggcctgtctcttgccctctgccccccccacttgtgggctccctctcaaataaataaacaaataaataaataaaatctttttttttaataaataaaatcttaaaaaaaatagcaaccatccaaaaaatatatatatatatagtaatcatcctaatggatgtgaaaTGATAGTTCATCGCGGggttgatttacatttccctaatgattagtgatactgagtagagactttaatttctttctttctttgtttctttcttctttcttttctttcttaaaagattttgattatttgagagagagagagaaagcaagcacaagagcagggggagaaggagaagcagactccctgaggatccatcccaggaccctgagatcatgacctcttAACCTACGGAGCCACCCAGCCGCCACTAAATTGcctcatttcatcttcataaaaactgtcttagggatccctgggtggcgcaacggtttggcgcctgcctttggctcagggcgcgatcctggagacccgggatcgaatcccacgtcgggctcccggtgcatggagcctgcttctccctctgcttgtgtctctgcctctctctctctctctctctctctctctctgtgtgactatcataaataataaataaaaatttaaaaaaaactgtcttaattggttatccccatttcacagagaagggAAAGCATTTAGAGGGAAACCAAGTTATTTGCCCAACATCTCCCAACGCATGTTGCAGAGCATGTCTCCCTCCTGAACTGCTGGACTGCTTGCTCCCAAATCCAGGGACAAGGGTCGCCAGCTGGGCCAGGAGCCTCCCCACTTGCTGACCCCTGACCCCGCCAGCGCTTTCTCAGGGTGGGCCCCAGAGGAGAGCGCAGAGGCGCGGTTCCCTAACAGGAGGAGTGCTTCATTCGGGGAGTGTGGGGAACCCCAGCTCCCCAGTATCCAGGGACGTAGACACCCCAAACCCAAATTCCTTAGCCAACCTCCCCCGCCCTCTGCGCTTGGGACGTGAGCTGGCTCCTCCGTGCAGGGATGCAGGAGACAGAGGGGGTCCACCTTCCAGTCTTCCGCCCTCAGTGCCGGGAAAAGAGCTTAACACCTCTGGTCCGGCCCCCGAGCTCGCCCTCAGCCTTGCCGGCCGCGACCCGGGAACCCGAGCCTACGCGCAGGCGCACTCCAACAAGTGGCTTAGGCGTGCGGACCCGGCCGTCGGCGGCGGAGTCCGCCGCTATCCCGTCAGGCGGTCGGGGCAGGCCTCGCTCTCTTCCGCCTCCGTCGTCCCGCCTCCTCTATCCCGTCTGTCTCTGCGGCGCTGGGGCAAGATGGCTGCCGAGAAACAGGTTcccggtggcggcggcggcggcggcggcggcggcggcgggagcggcggcggaCGCGGTGCCGGAGgagaggaaaataaggaaaacgAACGGCCTTCAGCTGGATCGAAGGCAAACAGAGAATTCGGGGATAGCCTGAGTTTGGAGAGTATCCTAGAGTAATCGGGCCTAACTCGCTATGACTACGTGTCGATGTGCAGGGCCGGGGGCGGGAGAGGCGGCGGGTCCCGGCACGTCCCGGGCAGGAGAGGCCTCGGGTTGCAGTTTCTCTCgctcttactttctggcactcaTTTACAGGGTATTGTATTTCGATCGGTCTTTTCTCGCTTCTCATTCGCCTCCCAGGCTGGGGGAGCGTCCTCTTCTCTCAAGCGGtaccgggggcgggggtggggaggcgggtATTGGGCAGAGTTTTGCAGTTTCCCTGCGCTTGCACACGTGGAGGGCTGGTGACGGGGATGACACTGTGGCCACCCCAGTGAGCTGCGCTCTTGGCACCTTGAATCGCTGAACTGCGGGGGGGCAATTGCAGTATTGACATTTTGTCTTAATACTTTTGTCGACAGCTGTCGGAGAATGGATAGTGAGCATTACAATTTGATGCTCTGGCAGTGGAGCAAGGATTGAGGAAGAGCTTGTTGTCCATTTTTAATAGAAGCGTAGCTTAACATCActtgtatggctttttttttttaagatttatttatttatttatgatagacacagagagaggggagagagagagaggcagagacacaggaggagggagaagcaggctcatgcagggagccccacgcaggacttgatcccgggactccaggatcccgccctgggccaaaggcaggcgccaaaccactgagccacccagggatccccttgaataGCTTTCTTGAGGGGTCTGTAGGCATTTTATCTCGTGGAGAGTTGTTCAGTTGACCTGGAGGGATGGGCCTGTAGTTTACATCCAAGTGTATCACAACCGAGTGCCCGAGGCACTAGTTTGTGGCTTTTTGAAATGAATAACAGATGGAGAAAATGTAGTTGAATTTCTGAAATAACACGTTTAGCTTCACATGCTGTTTTCAGGGGTTTGGAGTTTTACTTTTTGAACTGGTGATAGATATAGTTTTAAATGGTATTAGAAcgatttggtttcttttttacaAAACTTACACCTTCTTATTCCTTTCTAGTTGTTGAAAGAGTCCTTATGGCGTTCAGTATTTCAACATAAGTCTGCAGAGCAACGTTGAGGAAACTTTAGAGGGGAATTCAAATTGTAGATAAAGGTCCCTGGATTTCCTAAAGTTTAGCACatgatcttaaaatatttttaagattcttaaaaagGAGAGTttggtcaggttttttttttttttctttaaaagaaaaactaatatttttatgcAAGCTGTGGCCTCGTTTGGTTGGCATGCGCTAACCATAGGCTCATACAGGATCACAGCTGTTAAGGAAAAGTTAGATTTGGTAGATGTAGGAAGTTATGCAAATAGAGGAGTAGTACACGTCATTTTTAAACCTGAATCTGCTCGAATGAGTAAAATACTGGGTCCAGGTGTAAATCAGTGGGAACAACCCCAGCTTTATCCAGTAGTTAAAAtccagcaactttttttttttaaggtgttgaTTTAAGGAATCCTCAGTGGCTAATAACGCTCTTTTTTTAGTTTGAAAGTAACAGGTTTGGGGGAACAGTTTTTCTACTTGGTTAGCCATGTCCTGTGACAAGATAGCTATTGAAAATGATGACAAGAGATTTCAGTAGTTAATGTACGAAGTATTTCAGCAATGTTGAATGTGCTGTGGTTTGATACAAATATTGAGTAATGGGAATATGTTCATGATTTATTTGGATTCTTACCATTGTAAGTTTTTCCTTAATCTTGGCTCTAGTTCTTCAGATAATTAAGGAATCCCAGCAGCAGCATGGTTTGCGGCATGGAGATTTTCAGAGGTATAGGTTAGTATCGTGTGCAAGATGTATGCAAATTATTGTGGACTTTTCAAACTTGGTTTGCTTTTGTTAATATCCTACTTATTTTGCTGTGTCAGTTATACTTGGAAAGTTTGACTCTGAACTTATattgaggcctttttttttttttttttaagattttatttattcatgagagacagagaaagagaggcagagacccaggcagagggagaagcaggctccatgcagggagcccgacgtgggacttgatcccggaactccaggatcaagccctgggctgaaggcggtgctaaaccactgagccacccgggctgcctataCTGAGtctttaaaatgtccttttcaaatttaaaatttcataatgaaTAAAAGCCAACTGTTTATCCATTTTGCCTCATAATATGCAGATACACTGGAGGCTTTTGCTGAAAATAGCAAACAGTTATGGTAATAATTTTTGTTAATCCTAACCATATTGTCAGTTTTTcagttccttatttattttaaagtaagcgctgtgcccaacttggggcttgaattcatgaccccgagatcaagagccaccTGCTCCACGGAatgagccagcctggcaccctaTATAAGGCGAATTTCTATGATATCATTATAATTTATTGGTAAACTCTGTAACAGCCTTCAAGttggaaaacaaatttaatataaCTCTTAAAAATAGATGCCTAGTGTATAATATAATCCAGTATTTTGGAAGCAGAAATATCCAACCATTTCATATTGAAGATACAGGCTTTGGctactgaactttttttttttttttttaagattttatttatttctccgtctgcttgtgtctctgcctctctctgtgtctctcatgaataaataataaaaaaaaaaaacttttaaaaaatatttatttgagagagcatgcacatgcatgcatgcaaggAGAGGGAAAGTAGATTcccagttgagcagggagcccaacgtggagctgaatcccaggatcccaggagccagggatcatgactgacccaaaggcagacgctcaactgggCACCACTGGCTATAGGACTTTAAAAAGTGCTAGTAAAG
Protein-coding regions in this window:
- the GALR2 gene encoding galanin receptor type 2, producing the protein MNGSGGPGAEDAREAGGRDGWQPEAVIVPMLFALIFLVGTVGNALVLAVLLRGGQAVSTTNLFILNLGVADLCFILCCVPFQATIYTLDGWVFGSLLCKAVHFLIFLTMYASSFTLAAVSLDRYLAIRYPLHSRELRTPRNALAAIGLIWGLSLLFSGPYLSYYRQSQLANLTVCHPAWSAPRRRAMDLCTFVFSYLLPMLVLGLTYARTLRYLWRAVDPVAAGSSARRAKRKVTRMIIIVAALFCLCWMPHHALILCVWFGRFPLTPATYALRIFSHLVSYANSCVNPIVYALVSKHFRKGFRKICAGLLRRAPRRASGRVCIAAQGPRGSSVLERESTDLTHVSEAAGASAPVLAPLSSPALSLVPGRSWRDGNAPSGIPTVNAT